One window of Suricata suricatta isolate VVHF042 chromosome 6, meerkat_22Aug2017_6uvM2_HiC, whole genome shotgun sequence genomic DNA carries:
- the NUDCD2 gene encoding nudC domain-containing protein 2 produces the protein MSAPFEERSGVVPCGTPWGQWYQTLEEVFIEVQVPPGTRAQDIQCGLQSRHVALAVGGREILKGKLFDSTIADEGTWTLEDRKMVRIVLTKTKRDAANCWTSLLESEYAADPWVQDQMQRKLTLERFQKENPGFDFSGAEISGNYSKGGPDFSNLEK, from the exons ATGTCGGCCCCGTTTGAGGAGCGCAGTGGGGTGGTTCCGTGCGGGACTCCGTGGGGCCAGTGGTACCAGACCTTGGAGGAGGTGTTCATTGAAGTTCAGGTGCCGCCAGGCACTCGCGCCCAGGATATCCAGTGCGGCCTGCAGAGCCGGCATGTGGCGCTGGCCGTGGGTGGTCGCGAGATCCTTAAG ggcAAACTCTTTGATTCAACAATAGCTGATGAGGGAACATGGACTTTGG aGGACAGAAAAATGGTCCGTATCGTTCttacaaagacaaagagagatgCAGCAAATTGTTGGACTTCTCTTCTAGAATCTGAATATGCAGCTGATCCTTGGGTGCAAGACCAAATGCAGAGAAAACTTACTTTAGAAAGATTCCAGAAAGAG aATCCTGGTTTTGACTTCAGTGGAGCAGAAATCTCAGGAAACTACTCTAAAGGTGGACCAGATTTCTCAAATCTTGAGAAATAA